In the uncultured Methanobacterium sp. genome, one interval contains:
- a CDS encoding RDD family protein has protein sequence MQEFWGRRLAALIVDAIFITLLMWVLTAIIYPLVALNNLYSVMNYWFVLLGVLIVLYFTVMEGKWSTTLGKGLLRLKVQADDGNMNYKKAFLRNISKFLWVPLVIDLLIGVVVSKEGTRQRYLDILAKTTVIKVE, from the coding sequence ATGCAGGAATTTTGGGGTAGGAGGCTGGCGGCGTTAATTGTTGATGCGATTTTCATCACTCTTTTAATGTGGGTTTTAACTGCTATAATTTACCCGTTAGTAGCCTTGAATAATCTATATTCAGTTATGAATTATTGGTTTGTATTGTTGGGTGTGCTGATAGTTTTATACTTCACAGTAATGGAGGGGAAGTGGTCCACAACTCTGGGCAAGGGTCTGTTGAGGCTTAAAGTCCAGGCTGATGATGGAAATATGAACTACAAAAAGGCATTCCTGAGGAACATCTCCAAATTTCTATGGGTCCCATTGGTAATTGATCTTTTAATTGGAGTGGTTGTGAGTAAAGAAGGAACACGGCAAAGATATCTGGACATACTTGCCAAAACCACTGTAATTAAAGTGGAATAA
- a CDS encoding DUF5654 family protein, which produces MKKQTNEVKGQVLQTIATLITTAFGLIAALAWNEAIKAIILQFLPKGSDLWGLLIYAVVITIIAVVATIIIGRAIAQPEEVQLVKIVDE; this is translated from the coding sequence ATGAAAAAACAGACAAACGAAGTTAAGGGACAGGTACTTCAAACCATTGCAACATTAATCACCACTGCGTTTGGGTTGATCGCAGCATTGGCATGGAATGAAGCAATAAAAGCAATTATATTACAGTTTCTTCCAAAAGGAAGCGATTTATGGGGTTTATTAATATATGCAGTGGTGATCACCATCATAGCTGTGGTGGCAACCATAATAATAGGCAGAGCCATAGCTCAACCAGAAGAGGTTCAACTGGTTAAAATCGTGGATGAATAA
- a CDS encoding flavodoxin family protein, with amino-acid sequence MEEKNKSLIVLYSYHHYNTEKIAGVFSKILDAEIKWPDEISPEEILEYDLIGFGSGIYSAKHDGSLLELADELSEVNDKKAFIFSTAGISGESKKIKDHSKLREKLESKGYIIVDEFQCKGFNTNSFLKLFGGMNKGRPNAKDLKNAEEFANNLKRI; translated from the coding sequence ATGGAAGAGAAAAATAAATCATTAATTGTTCTGTATTCATACCATCATTATAATACCGAGAAAATAGCTGGAGTCTTTTCTAAAATTCTTGATGCAGAGATAAAATGGCCAGATGAAATAAGTCCGGAAGAAATTCTAGAATATGATTTAATAGGTTTTGGATCGGGAATTTATAGTGCCAAACATGATGGATCTCTACTTGAACTTGCCGATGAACTATCAGAAGTGAATGATAAAAAAGCATTTATTTTTTCTACTGCTGGAATCAGTGGGGAATCTAAAAAAATCAAAGATCACTCTAAACTCAGGGAAAAACTAGAATCAAAAGGCTATATAATTGTTGATGAATTTCAATGTAAAGGATTCAACACTAATAGTTTTCTCAAACTATTTGGCGGAATGAATAAGGGCAGGCCTAATGCAAAAGATCTTAAAAATGCGGAAGAATTTGCAAATAATCTGAAAAGGATATGA
- a CDS encoding FUSC family protein, translating to MERKGFISRFKRLSAPTGKPLWGHAFRAVGLAILSVIIAYFIGLRQGIEIIFMVVLFASVLMDQAIPFRKSVTFSVIGFILMSLAFVSASVAHMFGLPFFIVLTIIWSFFPFTLYIFGKAEGLFGYLIFISYYTATVLIKSSTNIFDLIIYVLFAYFIASILLVWKFIQRDNYKRKMVASGFDPNTSINKIGSVRRILAGVPINKSYHHLFDYGLYLTGLRNYGITVQSRLTGKVAVLFENFLNESNSVSSTIADHIVNKKGEVNLKSVKSNLNELNLYMDEKGAESVKFLADNFIKFFEDSNRILSSPINQNEEETVKITPLNKMSFKQVIKSRFNLDSLYIRHALRFTIAMVITLSFVFIDHSRDPAWIAMGVLIVLKPDVTSTWDNMITRVSFNLFAVILAIILAFIFPHYMLLIFALVALFFFRAFLPNYIGLSILAVSVFTVFVWPQGEVINNAAARIIDILIGSIVSIILVYGVLPKRLMINLPDQVSNVLKVNQDYSELVLSGNYDIKTATSKLETALLEYNNLESSLKKVQDTFKDVSKDLEIYEEISSACYNLTEDISAIVGYEHDSKLDFSPLIDLSSKILDVLVVAIEKDEIPEELPDMHIYSKLSDTLQEQKEIKQYFEWIVSDIYLIHYCIKKAVETGALTRYKNIN from the coding sequence TTGGAAAGAAAAGGATTTATTAGCAGATTTAAAAGACTTTCAGCTCCCACTGGAAAACCTTTATGGGGCCATGCATTTAGAGCAGTAGGCTTAGCTATTTTAAGTGTTATTATAGCTTATTTTATTGGTTTAAGGCAGGGTATAGAAATTATTTTTATGGTAGTTTTATTTGCATCTGTTCTAATGGATCAAGCAATTCCATTCCGTAAGTCTGTTACTTTTTCAGTTATTGGATTTATTTTAATGTCTTTGGCATTTGTAAGTGCTTCAGTAGCACATATGTTTGGATTACCATTTTTCATAGTTTTGACTATAATATGGTCTTTTTTCCCATTTACACTCTATATATTTGGAAAGGCTGAGGGATTATTTGGGTATCTGATTTTTATTTCATATTATACCGCAACGGTCCTTATAAAAAGTAGTACAAATATTTTTGATTTGATTATTTATGTTTTATTTGCTTATTTTATAGCTTCCATACTTCTTGTATGGAAATTTATTCAAAGAGATAATTATAAAAGGAAAATGGTTGCATCAGGGTTTGATCCTAACACCTCTATAAACAAAATAGGTTCAGTAAGACGCATTCTAGCAGGAGTTCCTATTAATAAATCATATCATCACCTATTTGATTATGGATTGTATTTGACCGGACTCAGAAATTATGGGATAACAGTTCAGTCAAGACTTACAGGTAAAGTAGCAGTTTTATTTGAGAACTTTCTTAATGAATCTAATTCTGTTAGTAGCACTATAGCAGATCATATAGTAAATAAAAAAGGAGAAGTTAATCTTAAAAGTGTTAAATCAAATTTAAATGAATTAAATTTGTATATGGATGAAAAAGGTGCCGAATCTGTTAAATTTTTAGCAGATAATTTTATAAAGTTTTTTGAAGATTCAAACCGGATACTTTCCAGTCCTATAAATCAAAATGAAGAGGAAACTGTTAAAATCACCCCTCTAAATAAGATGTCATTTAAACAGGTGATAAAATCTAGATTTAATCTGGATTCATTATACATACGTCATGCATTAAGATTTACAATTGCAATGGTAATAACACTATCTTTTGTGTTCATCGACCATTCAAGAGATCCAGCTTGGATTGCTATGGGTGTTCTTATAGTACTCAAACCTGATGTTACCAGCACGTGGGATAACATGATTACGAGGGTTTCATTCAATCTCTTCGCAGTCATATTAGCTATAATTTTAGCATTTATTTTCCCACATTATATGCTACTGATATTTGCATTAGTGGCACTTTTTTTCTTCAGAGCATTTTTACCCAATTATATTGGTCTTTCGATCCTGGCAGTAAGTGTTTTTACAGTTTTTGTTTGGCCACAGGGTGAAGTGATTAATAATGCTGCTGCTAGGATAATAGACATCCTTATTGGTTCAATTGTGTCAATTATACTTGTTTACGGTGTACTGCCCAAAAGATTGATGATAAATTTACCTGACCAGGTTTCTAATGTTTTGAAAGTAAATCAAGATTATTCCGAGCTTGTATTATCTGGAAATTATGATATTAAAACTGCAACTTCAAAACTTGAAACAGCATTATTAGAATACAATAACCTTGAATCATCATTAAAAAAGGTTCAAGATACATTTAAAGATGTTTCCAAGGATCTTGAAATCTATGAAGAAATATCCAGTGCATGTTACAATCTTACAGAGGATATTTCAGCAATTGTGGGTTATGAACATGATTCTAAACTGGATTTCTCTCCACTTATAGATTTAAGTTCTAAAATTCTGGACGTATTAGTAGTTGCAATTGAGAAAGACGAGATACCAGAAGAACTACCAGATATGCATATTTACAGTAAACTTTCTGATACTCTTCAAGAACAAAAAGAAATTAAACAATATTTTGAATGGATAGTCTCAGATATTTATCTCATACATTACTGTATCAAAAAAGCAGTAGAAACAGGAGCACTAACTAGATACAAAAATATAAATTAA
- the mtxX gene encoding methanogenesis marker protein Mmp4/MtxX encodes MKIAAGVGENQAIVQAASKIDFEVVLTESEEELLDLLLTGKVDAAVRGSLSASHLMSRLRENYPEVYRASLLEFKGHQFLLAPVGIDEGDTLEQKKKIIDHGAKFLDQMGLNPKIAILSGGRPQDVGRSTKIDDSIREAEELTRITMDKYMVKHYFILIEDAVADGANLILAPDGISGNLIFRSLVFLGSIKSHGAVTLGIKEIFVDTSRSQSEEGYLRAIKLAEKLARTESRTE; translated from the coding sequence ATGAAAATCGCAGCAGGTGTGGGTGAGAATCAGGCCATAGTTCAGGCGGCTAGTAAGATTGATTTTGAGGTAGTTTTAACAGAATCAGAAGAGGAATTATTGGACCTTTTATTAACTGGGAAAGTAGATGCAGCAGTGAGAGGATCACTCAGCGCATCCCATTTAATGTCAAGACTTAGGGAGAACTATCCTGAAGTTTACCGGGCATCACTTCTGGAGTTTAAGGGACATCAGTTCCTCCTGGCTCCTGTGGGTATTGATGAAGGTGACACCCTGGAACAAAAAAAGAAGATCATTGATCACGGGGCTAAATTCCTGGATCAGATGGGGTTAAATCCTAAAATCGCAATTTTATCTGGGGGGAGGCCACAGGATGTGGGTAGAAGCACTAAAATTGATGATTCCATCAGGGAAGCTGAAGAGTTAACCCGGATCACAATGGATAAATATATGGTTAAACATTACTTTATATTAATAGAAGATGCTGTTGCTGATGGGGCTAATTTAATACTGGCACCAGATGGTATCAGTGGAAATCTGATTTTCCGCAGTCTAGTTTTCTTGGGTTCTATAAAAAGCCATGGGGCAGTGACTCTGGGCATTAAAGAAATATTCGTTGACACCTCTCGATCTCAGAGTGAAGAGGGGTACCTACGAGCTATTAAACTGGCAGAAAAACTGGCCAGAACAGAATCCAGAACAGAATAA
- the hemL gene encoding glutamate-1-semialdehyde 2,1-aminomutase: MKSEDLFKDAKNYLPGGVDSPVRAIKPYPFFALKAEGSRLYDVDANSYLDYCLAYGPLVLGHAYPPVIEAVSKQLLKGSAYGVPTENEIKLAKEVVKRVPCAEMVRFVNSGTEATMSAIRLARAVTGKNKILKFEGAYHGAHDYVLVKSGSGAAGLPDSPGVPEETTKNTVLVPFNDAEALISLVKQEKDELAAIILEPVMGNVGCIPPKREFLEFLREITAENNIILIFDEVITGFRIAEGGAQEYFGVTPDLVTMGKILGGGFPMGAFAGKREFMERIAPQGDVYQAGTFNGNPISITAGLETMKHLDEKFYHESEVKGLKMRRGLEKILEDASLDYQVAGLSSMFQIYFTPSEVWDYAQAKTADTEKFNTYFQTLLANGVFIPPSQFECCFLSQAHSPEDIQITLEAMEKGIKAAEK; the protein is encoded by the coding sequence ATGAAGTCTGAAGATCTATTTAAGGATGCTAAAAACTATCTTCCAGGAGGGGTTGACTCTCCAGTAAGGGCTATTAAACCATACCCTTTCTTTGCTCTTAAGGCAGAGGGGTCCCGATTATATGATGTTGACGCTAACAGTTACCTGGATTACTGTCTGGCATACGGGCCACTGGTGCTGGGCCATGCTTATCCTCCAGTAATAGAAGCAGTTTCTAAACAACTCTTAAAGGGCTCGGCTTATGGTGTTCCCACTGAAAATGAGATTAAACTTGCTAAAGAAGTGGTTAAACGGGTGCCCTGTGCTGAAATGGTACGTTTTGTTAACTCCGGTACCGAAGCCACCATGAGTGCCATCCGCCTGGCCAGGGCAGTTACCGGTAAAAATAAGATATTAAAATTTGAAGGAGCTTACCACGGTGCCCATGATTATGTCCTGGTAAAATCTGGATCTGGCGCTGCAGGATTACCTGATTCACCAGGAGTGCCAGAAGAGACAACCAAAAATACTGTACTGGTCCCATTCAATGATGCAGAAGCCCTTATCAGTCTGGTAAAGCAGGAGAAAGATGAGCTGGCTGCCATTATCCTGGAACCAGTTATGGGTAACGTGGGTTGTATACCTCCTAAAAGAGAGTTTCTGGAATTTTTAAGGGAAATAACAGCTGAAAATAATATCATACTCATTTTTGATGAGGTAATCACTGGTTTTAGAATAGCGGAAGGTGGTGCCCAGGAATACTTCGGTGTGACTCCGGATCTGGTGACCATGGGAAAAATCTTAGGTGGAGGATTCCCCATGGGGGCATTTGCTGGGAAAAGAGAATTCATGGAACGCATTGCACCTCAAGGAGATGTATACCAGGCAGGGACATTTAACGGGAACCCCATATCAATCACTGCCGGCCTGGAAACAATGAAACACCTGGATGAAAAATTCTACCATGAATCAGAAGTCAAGGGACTGAAGATGCGCCGGGGGCTGGAAAAAATCCTGGAAGATGCATCCTTAGATTATCAGGTGGCAGGTTTATCATCAATGTTCCAGATCTACTTCACTCCCAGTGAAGTGTGGGATTATGCTCAGGCTAAAACTGCCGATACCGAGAAGTTCAACACCTACTTCCAGACCTTACTTGCCAATGGAGTTTTCATTCCACCATCCCAGTTTGAGTGCTGTTTCCTATCACAGGCCCATTCACCTGAGGACATACAGATAACCCTGGAAGCAATGGAAAAAGGAATCAAAGCTGCCGAAAAGTAA
- a CDS encoding cobalt-precorrin-8 methylmutase, producing MKPTFMGASTKQGYEIAAKSREIVRSLIDEKTKNLTSEEKSIVERIVHSTADPEYADITRISADFVQKSLEAILQGKDILTDISMVKAGINKYSGNIKCYINDERAIELARTRETTRAAAAMEVAANESFDGVVVIGNAPTALWKVMELVETGSMNVNSVIGVPVGFVGAAESKKALQETSIPNLVTEGPKGGTPVAVAAVNSLINITR from the coding sequence ATGAAACCAACGTTCATGGGTGCATCTACAAAACAGGGTTATGAGATTGCTGCTAAAAGTAGGGAGATTGTCAGGTCCCTTATTGATGAAAAGACCAAAAATTTGACTTCTGAAGAGAAATCCATAGTGGAAAGGATAGTACACTCCACTGCTGACCCCGAATATGCGGATATAACTCGGATAAGTGCAGATTTTGTTCAAAAGAGTCTGGAAGCAATTTTACAGGGAAAAGACATCCTGACAGATATCAGCATGGTAAAGGCAGGTATAAACAAATACTCAGGGAACATCAAATGTTACATCAATGATGAAAGAGCCATTGAACTAGCCAGAACCAGGGAAACTACTAGGGCTGCAGCAGCCATGGAAGTGGCAGCTAATGAAAGTTTTGACGGAGTGGTGGTAATTGGTAACGCCCCTACCGCTTTGTGGAAAGTAATGGAACTGGTTGAAACCGGTTCAATGAATGTTAACTCAGTCATAGGTGTTCCAGTTGGATTTGTGGGTGCTGCAGAATCTAAAAAAGCACTTCAGGAAACATCAATCCCCAATCTGGTTACAGAAGGCCCTAAAGGCGGGACGCCAGTTGCTGTGGCTGCGGTGAATTCATTAATCAATATTACGAGATAA
- a CDS encoding flavodoxin domain-containing protein, with protein MVFVLAVAFAAVAYISYDMGNRATASETLKTNGTAVGNALVIYDPSITDNTKNVASIIARDLQSEGYNVDLASIKSTAAENISGYKVIVIGGPIYGGNSSAAVKSYLEKLKPADGTKIGVFATGDPHTTDVVLIKKQIVPFPENSTLQINAVMNVAMKDEKTKKCAEFVDKLLQ; from the coding sequence TTGGTATTTGTTTTAGCAGTGGCTTTTGCTGCAGTGGCATACATTTCATACGATATGGGTAATCGTGCAACAGCTTCAGAAACACTGAAAACTAATGGAACTGCCGTAGGAAATGCATTGGTAATTTATGACCCCAGCATCACTGATAACACCAAAAACGTGGCTAGTATAATAGCCAGGGACCTGCAGTCTGAGGGATATAATGTGGATCTGGCAAGTATAAAAAGCACAGCAGCCGAAAACATTTCTGGATATAAAGTTATTGTTATTGGTGGACCCATTTACGGGGGAAATTCTAGTGCTGCAGTTAAATCCTATCTTGAAAAACTTAAACCTGCAGATGGCACTAAAATAGGAGTTTTTGCCACAGGAGACCCACACACAACTGATGTTGTACTCATAAAAAAACAAATAGTCCCTTTCCCTGAAAACAGCACTCTACAGATAAATGCGGTTATGAATGTGGCTATGAAAGATGAAAAAACCAAGAAATGCGCAGAATTTGTTGATAAACTTTTGCAATAG
- the uppS gene encoding polyprenyl diphosphate synthase, with protein MSALTPLYRLYEWYISRNLRPELMPKHVAIIMDGNRRFSKIQGNIDAIEGHKKGIDTLERVLDWCVDLGIEIVTAYAFSTENFNRPPKEVEGLMQLFKENFEGIASNKKIHDNHVRVKAVGKLELLPEDVREAIRIAEKSTAHYNERLVNIAIGYDGRMEIVDAIKKIVKEVQEGKITIDDIDEELVNSNLYTAGLEDPNLIIRTSGEERLSGFLLWQSSYSELYFCDSLWPELRKVDFLRALRSYQQRERRYGV; from the coding sequence ATGTCAGCATTAACACCACTTTACAGGCTGTATGAATGGTACATCTCCCGTAACCTTCGACCGGAACTTATGCCCAAACACGTAGCTATCATTATGGATGGAAATCGTCGTTTTTCTAAAATCCAGGGAAATATTGATGCTATTGAAGGCCATAAGAAGGGGATTGACACCTTGGAACGAGTTCTGGACTGGTGTGTTGATCTGGGTATTGAAATCGTTACTGCCTATGCTTTCTCCACTGAAAACTTCAATAGACCACCCAAAGAAGTGGAGGGGTTAATGCAACTTTTCAAGGAAAACTTTGAGGGAATAGCCAGTAACAAAAAGATCCATGACAACCACGTCCGGGTAAAAGCTGTGGGTAAACTGGAACTTTTACCAGAAGATGTCAGGGAAGCAATTCGCATCGCTGAAAAATCAACTGCCCACTACAACGAAAGGCTGGTTAACATTGCCATTGGTTACGATGGACGTATGGAAATAGTTGACGCCATAAAAAAGATAGTTAAAGAAGTTCAGGAAGGAAAAATAACTATCGATGATATTGATGAAGAACTGGTAAACAGTAACCTCTACACTGCCGGTCTGGAGGATCCCAACTTGATCATCAGAACCAGTGGTGAGGAAAGACTCAGCGGATTCCTTTTATGGCAATCATCATATTCTGAACTCTACTTCTGTGATAGTTTATGGCCCGAACTCCGGAAAGTCGACTTTTTAAGGGCATTACGTTCTTACCAGCAGAGAGAACGCCGATATGGGGTGTAG
- a CDS encoding NAD(P)-dependent alcohol dehydrogenase: protein MAEVEKPSPKDNEVLVRIYATTVTAGDCELRRFEMPVWLWLLARVGFGIRGPRKKILGQELSGEIKKTGKDVKRFREGDQVFARTGFDLGAYAEYICFSEKGVLAKKPTNMTYEEAAAVPFGGIEALHFLTKANIHSGEKVLINGASGSIGTVAVQFAKYLGAEVTGVCSTQNLAMVRSIGADHIIDYTQKDFTKSDETYDVIFDVAGKSHYSSSLKSLNENGRYLLANPGLSQMVRGLWTSLRSNKKVITKTPPGKPEDLIFLKELIEAGKIKVIIDSYYPLEKTSEAHKYVERGHKQGNVVLTVEQNSLIK from the coding sequence ATGGCGGAGGTAGAAAAACCTAGCCCGAAAGACAATGAAGTACTGGTAAGGATATATGCGACCACAGTGACAGCAGGGGACTGTGAACTTCGAAGGTTTGAAATGCCAGTTTGGTTATGGCTTTTGGCGAGAGTAGGATTTGGGATCAGAGGACCAAGGAAAAAAATATTAGGGCAAGAGTTATCCGGGGAAATAAAAAAGACAGGCAAAGATGTGAAACGATTTAGGGAAGGTGATCAAGTTTTTGCACGTACCGGTTTTGATTTAGGTGCCTATGCCGAGTATATATGTTTCTCTGAAAAAGGGGTGCTGGCCAAAAAACCGACTAATATGACTTATGAAGAAGCCGCAGCAGTTCCTTTTGGGGGAATTGAAGCATTGCATTTTTTAACAAAAGCAAATATTCACAGTGGAGAAAAAGTTCTGATCAATGGTGCATCGGGTAGTATTGGTACAGTAGCGGTGCAGTTTGCCAAATATTTGGGGGCAGAAGTTACTGGTGTATGCAGCACCCAAAATCTGGCCATGGTGCGCTCCATTGGTGCGGATCATATCATTGATTATACTCAAAAAGATTTCACAAAAAGTGATGAAACATATGATGTAATTTTTGACGTGGCTGGAAAGAGTCATTATTCAAGTAGTTTAAAATCCCTAAATGAAAATGGACGCTATCTTCTAGCTAACCCTGGGCTGTCGCAGATGGTTCGAGGACTATGGACTTCCCTGAGAAGCAACAAGAAAGTAATAACCAAAACACCACCCGGAAAACCTGAAGATTTAATTTTCCTCAAAGAACTTATTGAAGCTGGAAAGATAAAAGTGATAATTGATAGCTATTACCCCTTGGAAAAAACTTCCGAAGCCCACAAATATGTTGAAAGAGGACATAAACAGGGAAATGTGGTCTTAACTGTAGAACAAAATAGTTTGATTAAATAG
- a CDS encoding winged helix-turn-helix domain-containing protein produces MKKVFLWWLIAGSKGGENRARMILELKQRPYNANKLAEKLSLDYKTIRHHMNVLQENQIVESTGEKYGALYFLSDEMEKDYGTFLDIWEEFMKNDK; encoded by the coding sequence ATGAAGAAAGTATTTCTGTGGTGGTTAATTGCTGGTAGCAAAGGTGGAGAAAACCGGGCCAGGATGATACTTGAACTAAAGCAAAGACCATACAATGCCAATAAGCTTGCTGAGAAGCTTTCCCTGGATTATAAGACAATAAGGCATCATATGAATGTTTTACAGGAGAACCAAATAGTTGAATCTACTGGAGAAAAATATGGTGCATTATATTTCCTCTCAGATGAAATGGAAAAAGATTATGGTACATTTCTGGATATTTGGGAAGAATTTATGAAAAATGATAAATAA
- a CDS encoding TatD family hydrolase, whose translation MMDSHCHVDFKVYNKNRQEVIGRAKEKLTAIVNSGATLGGNRRTLKLAEEYENFVYPTLGFHPSNASKSDSEVIKQALDEIDANIDVAVGLGETGLDFNDLGCEEDKNKQIKLFETFLEMAVEYQMPLVIHARDAEEKALEMVKKHPSIPQIIFHCYGGDLHTAQKIIEEGYFISLSTIVCFSEHHKQLAANLPLSQLLTETDSPYLSPFKGQRNEPAFVEETVKTIAQVKSIPQEEVASVTDNNARKIFGF comes from the coding sequence ATGATGGACAGTCACTGTCATGTTGATTTTAAAGTTTACAATAAAAACCGGCAGGAAGTTATAGGGCGTGCAAAAGAGAAACTCACAGCAATTGTGAATTCCGGTGCCACACTGGGAGGTAACAGACGAACCCTGAAACTGGCTGAGGAATATGAAAACTTCGTATATCCTACACTGGGATTCCATCCTTCCAATGCATCCAAGTCTGATTCTGAGGTTATAAAACAGGCTTTAGATGAAATTGATGCCAATATTGATGTTGCGGTAGGTCTGGGTGAGACTGGTCTTGATTTCAATGATCTTGGTTGTGAGGAGGATAAAAATAAACAGATAAAACTTTTTGAAACCTTCCTGGAGATGGCAGTGGAATACCAGATGCCCCTGGTGATACATGCCAGAGATGCCGAGGAAAAAGCACTGGAAATGGTTAAAAAACATCCTTCCATTCCCCAAATAATATTTCACTGTTACGGTGGAGACCTACACACCGCCCAGAAGATAATTGAAGAGGGATATTTCATTTCCCTTTCAACTATTGTGTGTTTTTCAGAGCATCATAAACAACTGGCTGCTAACTTACCATTGTCCCAGTTACTCACAGAAACTGACAGTCCATATCTTTCACCATTCAAAGGACAGAGAAATGAACCTGCTTTTGTGGAAGAAACTGTTAAAACCATTGCTCAGGTTAAATCAATCCCTCAAGAAGAAGTTGCGAGTGTAACCGATAACAATGCCCGGAAGATATTTGGGTTTTAA
- a CDS encoding flavodoxin family protein: protein MRSLMVLYSYHHHNTEKVAEMIAPVLGAEIKWPEDVNPEEIKEYDLIGFGSGIYGGIHHKTILKLADKLPETTDKKAFIFSTSAGVEKSKTIKSHSALREKLQSKGYIIVNEFQCRGFLGKIGLGISRGHPDAQDLKHAEEFAQNLIKAKD, encoded by the coding sequence ATGAGATCTCTCATGGTATTGTATTCCTACCACCACCATAACACTGAAAAGGTTGCTGAAATGATTGCACCGGTTTTAGGTGCAGAAATAAAGTGGCCGGAGGATGTCAATCCTGAAGAGATTAAAGAATATGATCTTATAGGTTTTGGATCTGGGATTTACGGTGGAATACATCATAAAACAATACTCAAACTAGCAGATAAATTACCTGAAACCACAGATAAGAAAGCATTTATTTTCTCAACCAGTGCAGGAGTTGAAAAATCTAAAACCATCAAATCTCACTCCGCCCTTAGGGAAAAACTACAATCGAAGGGGTACATAATTGTTAATGAATTTCAGTGTAGAGGATTTTTAGGGAAAATAGGATTGGGAATAAGTAGGGGTCACCCTGATGCTCAGGATCTCAAACATGCCGAAGAATTTGCTCAAAACCTTATTAAAGCAAAAGATTAA